One genomic region from Pyxicephalus adspersus chromosome 1, UCB_Pads_2.0, whole genome shotgun sequence encodes:
- the LOC140327435 gene encoding thiol S-methyltransferase TMT1A-like gives MAVHIVFFQICVALVALPIHVLAFLGLWDPIAKKGLPYLLQRVTKSYNKYMREHKKQLFSKLNDFKGPSGELRVLELGCGTGANFQFYPEGCKVTCVDPNPNFKKFLSTSLAENEHVQFEAFVEAPGENMAQIPSGSMDVVICTLVLCSVPNVEGILAEVHRVLRPGGAYFFIEHVKADPSSWTYFFQSILDPTWKYIGDGCQLRREIWKYLEKTKFSDVKLRHVIAPFKYSPVKPHIIGYALK, from the exons ATGGCTGTCCACATTGTATTCTTCCAGATATGTGTTGCTCTTGTAGCACTACCCATTCATGTCCTTGCTTTCCTGGGCCTGTGGGATCCCATAGCCAAGAAAGGACTGCCATACTTGCTGCAGAGAGTGACTAAGAGCTATAACAAATACATGAGAGAGCATAAGAAGCAGCTCTTCAGCAAACTGAATGACTTCAAGGGCCCCTCTGGGGAACTCAGAGTGCTGGAGCTTGGTTGTGGCACTGGAGCAAACTTCCAATTCTATCCCGAAGGATGTAAAGTCACCTGTGTAGACCCTAACCCTAACTTCAAGAAGTTTCTGAGCACCAGCCTGGCGGAGAATGAGCATGTTCAGTTCGAGGCCTTTGTGGAGGCCCCGGGAGAGAACATGGCCCAGATACCCAGTGGATCCATGGACGTGGTGATCTGCACTCTGGTCCTCTGCTCTGTTCCAAATGTTGAAGGGATCCTGGCTGAAGTTCATCGGGTGCTGAGACCT GGAGGAGCGTATTTTTTCATTGAACATGTTAAGGCTGATCCTTCCTCTTGGACCTATTTTTTTCAGTCCATTTTGGATCCAACATGGAAATACATAGGAGATGGATGCCAGCTAAGAAGGGAAATATGGAAATATCTGGAAAAGACTAAATTTTCTGATGTAAAACTTAGACATGTAATTGCCCCATTTAAATACAGCCCTGTCAAACCCCACATCATTGGATATGCtctaaaataa